A genome region from Mesorhizobium sp. B2-1-8 includes the following:
- a CDS encoding SDR family oxidoreductase, with amino-acid sequence MTGRLEGKVALIIGGARGIGKGIALRFAEEGARLVLADTEGEAGQASADELGVPFIRTDISQMSDAEAAVALSLKQHGRLDIIVQNAGIYPWQLIENTSADDWDRVMAVNLRGTFNASRAALVPMKAQRFGRMLYTSSITGPHVTSPGHGHYSATKAGINGFIRAAALEFSGYGITVNGVEPGNILTEAIQQHRGAAYIKNMEDSIPLGRLGSPRDVANAFLFLASDDANYITGTTIVVDGGQLLPEGKDFRMVPP; translated from the coding sequence ATGACAGGACGACTGGAAGGCAAGGTGGCGTTGATCATCGGCGGCGCGCGTGGCATCGGCAAGGGCATCGCGCTGCGCTTCGCCGAAGAAGGCGCAAGGCTTGTGCTGGCCGATACGGAGGGCGAGGCCGGGCAAGCAAGTGCGGATGAGCTCGGCGTCCCCTTCATCCGAACCGACATCTCGCAAATGAGCGACGCCGAGGCCGCGGTGGCGCTTTCGCTGAAACAGCATGGCCGCCTCGACATCATCGTCCAGAACGCCGGCATCTATCCCTGGCAGCTGATCGAAAACACCAGCGCCGACGACTGGGACCGCGTCATGGCCGTCAACCTACGCGGCACCTTCAATGCCAGCCGCGCGGCCCTGGTGCCGATGAAGGCCCAGCGCTTTGGCCGCATGCTCTACACCTCCTCCATCACCGGCCCGCACGTCACCAGCCCTGGCCACGGCCATTATTCGGCGACGAAAGCGGGCATCAATGGCTTCATTCGCGCTGCGGCGCTAGAATTCTCCGGGTACGGCATCACCGTCAACGGCGTCGAACCCGGCAATATCCTCACCGAAGCCATCCAGCAGCATCGCGGCGCCGCCTATATCAAGAACATGGAGGATTCGATTCCGCTCGGTCGGCTCGGCAGCCCGCGCGACGTGGCCAACGCCTTCCTGTTCCTCGCCTCGGACGACGCCAATTACATCACCGGCACGACCATTGTCGTCGATGGCGGGCAATTGCTGCCGGAAGGGAAGGATTTCCGTATGGTGCCGCCGTGA
- a CDS encoding helix-turn-helix domain-containing protein: protein MDLREVLAANLRCLRHLRGLSQDDLAYDAGVGRNYLSQIEKGKYYASLKFVGKLSVVLQVEGWELLKPPEGVIKE, encoded by the coding sequence ATGGACTTGCGGGAAGTGCTTGCTGCGAATTTGCGCTGTCTGAGGCACCTAAGAGGGCTGTCTCAAGACGACCTTGCGTATGATGCGGGAGTTGGCCGGAACTACCTCAGCCAGATCGAGAAGGGTAAATATTACGCGAGCCTAAAGTTCGTCGGGAAGCTTTCGGTCGTGCTCCAGGTTGAAGGATGGGAGCTTCTGAAGCCGCCAGAAGGCGTTATCAAGGAATAG
- a CDS encoding recombinase family protein gives MRRAALYLRVSTKDQSIENQRLELERVAQAKGWEIMAIYQDEGISGAKGRESRPAFDKMLKDAVRNKFQVLMSWDVSRLGRSLTGLIAALDDLLCHHIDLYLHQQAVDTTTPSGKAMFQMIGVFAEFERNMTSERVKAGLSVARSKGRKLGRPFKYIDTAQMQRDREAGMSIRAIACQNEMSVGKIHRTLVRLHKERPLRVHNSSNGATTLISLTPEERGTTG, from the coding sequence GTGAGAAGGGCAGCTTTGTATCTAAGGGTCAGTACCAAGGATCAATCGATAGAAAACCAACGTCTTGAACTTGAGAGGGTGGCTCAGGCAAAGGGCTGGGAGATCATGGCCATCTACCAGGACGAGGGGATCAGCGGGGCCAAGGGACGGGAAAGTCGACCTGCTTTCGACAAAATGCTCAAGGATGCAGTGAGAAACAAATTCCAAGTTCTGATGTCATGGGACGTGTCGCGCCTAGGACGAAGCTTGACCGGCCTGATCGCAGCCTTGGACGACCTTCTTTGTCATCACATCGATCTCTACCTTCATCAGCAAGCGGTTGATACTACGACTCCCTCGGGAAAAGCGATGTTTCAGATGATAGGGGTCTTTGCCGAGTTTGAAAGAAACATGACCAGCGAACGGGTTAAGGCTGGACTTTCCGTAGCGAGGTCTAAGGGCCGGAAGCTGGGGCGGCCGTTCAAATACATTGACACTGCCCAAATGCAGCGCGACCGCGAAGCCGGCATGTCGATCCGAGCCATTGCATGCCAAAATGAAATGTCCGTGGGAAAAATCCATCGGACCCTTGTACGACTTCATAAAGAACGTCCCCTACGCGTGCATAATAGCTCTAATGGAGCGACTACTTTAATCAGCCTAACGCCAGAAGAGCGCGGGACAACTGGATAG
- a CDS encoding NACHT domain-containing protein, producing MPVGPEIIVGVLSSIVYDGLKRPYKGIADIVYRRRAINRSLNQIPEPERGTELRPELNDLIRVLGNDHGVYDDNVAQFFYEIERSAIPDALKHFSMCGKDPEAAYPAFDLLYKSHAPLPFPGRALFDALNTAIKTRLHQGVEEKILYEAIKANTGEILHRLDALASCLENAQSLDVLPSSQFGELRIKVAKGIEAANRQVNVETTQGTKKILISKLVIAPRLSPLTQKEILAAHRDAHHDRTHNISYINFRRTFSRVVILGDPGGGKSTLTQILCYDLATQIGLEASAPRHPSFDTRDLMIPLRIILRTLEKKQQKDPSYNIFDYLVDDIRVYCDNDHTLATKFLKQALALGEAVLLFDGLDEVLEVGARRAMTALIEQFVHAYSTCPSIVTSRIVGYKDAPLSDDFVIYTLSRLNKDEVRKFSGQLIRAVSGLKKAEAEKKAETFISQTENTASDLRENPLLLGLMVYIFNARGDVPNNRPEIYKECSMLMFEKWDQRRDIIFDFPQDFNLLDLFGYLASNIFGSAEMEDGVTEEWLVGKLKSFFFSWYDEDKARSYEAAKVLVNFITGRAWVMCDIGPHLFKFTHRTFLEYFFARRLEEEAGGTVALLQGHLISKVIKAEWDVVSHLALQISTYRSGVRSTQALDALLKYGADNRLGPEEETNFLTFIAKALEYLIVSESKMREVLDYVFHRCIHLGANFNVRSIEIIHDILRATHKRAAFVEKRMREQIAPILAGRNSTDRSFALYLIGARFTGFSSGSMNGLVTPSDRVWNAFAESRAKIQSEELKRAFKDVDEARTYIYIYRTDVIELYRKFRVGLFGLRPSALVPAEIASLAPILFLSTLKGPTRTRIYFEPPFGLNEKQASELLELIAEDMLVEWRANRVKDVLGGGDYMANELFEDLIFRSREDAGEEKRVRRARPNVREIFLMLLFLWAGRSSRAIARVGPKALRVQHKSTLSRLVAEEWAFPADDPYGQAILEIIHSLKAELGSLPERYRSLNA from the coding sequence ATGCCTGTCGGGCCAGAAATCATAGTCGGTGTTCTAAGTTCGATTGTGTATGACGGTTTAAAACGTCCATATAAAGGGATTGCTGACATCGTCTACCGAAGGAGAGCTATAAATCGCTCACTTAACCAGATACCGGAGCCAGAACGCGGCACAGAGTTGAGACCGGAACTCAACGACCTCATAAGGGTTCTTGGCAATGACCACGGCGTATACGATGACAATGTCGCCCAGTTCTTCTATGAGATCGAACGCAGTGCGATACCTGACGCACTGAAGCACTTTTCAATGTGTGGGAAAGACCCGGAAGCGGCTTACCCGGCGTTTGACTTGCTTTACAAATCGCATGCTCCCTTGCCCTTTCCTGGGCGAGCGCTGTTCGACGCCCTCAATACGGCGATTAAAACTCGATTACATCAAGGCGTAGAGGAGAAGATTCTTTATGAAGCGATAAAGGCAAACACTGGCGAAATCCTTCACCGGCTCGACGCACTCGCGAGCTGCTTAGAGAATGCCCAGTCGCTTGACGTTTTACCCTCAAGCCAGTTCGGAGAACTTCGCATTAAAGTGGCTAAGGGCATTGAGGCAGCAAATAGGCAAGTCAACGTAGAGACCACCCAAGGCACAAAAAAGATTCTCATAAGCAAGCTTGTGATTGCGCCCCGGCTGAGTCCATTGACGCAAAAAGAAATTTTGGCAGCGCATAGGGACGCACACCACGACCGAACTCATAATATTAGTTATATAAACTTTAGACGAACGTTCAGCCGTGTTGTCATCCTGGGAGATCCTGGCGGAGGAAAATCCACTCTAACGCAAATTCTCTGCTACGACCTTGCAACTCAGATCGGCTTGGAAGCGTCAGCGCCCAGACACCCGTCATTTGATACCCGCGATCTTATGATCCCGCTTCGTATCATTCTTAGGACTCTGGAGAAGAAGCAGCAAAAAGATCCATCATACAATATATTTGATTACCTCGTCGATGATATTCGGGTGTACTGCGACAATGACCATACATTAGCTACAAAATTTCTGAAGCAGGCACTGGCGTTAGGTGAGGCAGTTCTGCTTTTTGATGGGTTAGATGAAGTACTGGAAGTTGGCGCAAGACGAGCAATGACCGCTCTGATAGAGCAGTTTGTTCACGCCTACAGCACTTGCCCGTCGATAGTGACGTCAAGAATAGTTGGATATAAGGACGCACCGCTCAGCGACGACTTTGTGATATATACTCTATCTAGGTTGAATAAAGACGAGGTTAGGAAGTTCTCCGGACAGTTGATTCGAGCCGTATCTGGCCTTAAGAAAGCCGAAGCTGAGAAGAAGGCCGAGACGTTTATATCTCAGACTGAGAATACAGCGTCTGATCTAAGAGAGAATCCGCTATTACTCGGTCTAATGGTTTATATTTTCAATGCAAGAGGAGATGTGCCAAATAATAGGCCGGAGATATATAAGGAGTGCTCTATGTTAATGTTTGAGAAATGGGATCAGAGGCGTGACATAATTTTCGATTTCCCGCAGGATTTCAATTTGCTCGACCTATTTGGGTACCTTGCATCGAACATATTTGGCAGTGCGGAGATGGAAGACGGGGTCACCGAGGAGTGGCTGGTTGGAAAGCTGAAATCCTTCTTCTTCTCCTGGTATGATGAGGACAAAGCGCGATCATACGAGGCCGCAAAAGTCCTCGTGAACTTCATCACCGGCCGTGCATGGGTTATGTGCGATATTGGGCCGCACCTATTCAAATTCACACATAGAACTTTCCTAGAGTACTTCTTCGCCAGGCGACTCGAAGAGGAGGCCGGAGGTACAGTTGCACTGCTACAGGGGCATTTAATATCAAAGGTGATTAAAGCCGAGTGGGATGTGGTAAGCCATCTTGCTCTGCAAATCTCGACTTATCGAAGCGGAGTTCGCTCTACCCAAGCGCTCGATGCGCTTCTGAAGTACGGAGCGGACAATCGGCTGGGTCCGGAGGAGGAAACGAATTTCCTGACCTTTATTGCTAAGGCATTGGAGTATTTAATTGTCTCAGAATCTAAAATGCGAGAGGTTTTAGATTATGTTTTTCATCGTTGCATTCACCTCGGCGCCAACTTTAACGTCCGCTCTATTGAGATCATACATGACATCCTTCGCGCAACTCATAAGCGTGCAGCTTTTGTTGAAAAACGGATGCGCGAACAAATTGCACCGATACTTGCAGGTCGAAATTCTACTGATAGATCATTTGCTCTTTACCTGATCGGCGCCAGGTTTACCGGTTTCAGTTCGGGCTCAATGAATGGGTTAGTTACGCCATCTGATCGTGTTTGGAACGCATTTGCAGAGAGCAGGGCGAAGATCCAGAGTGAGGAATTGAAGCGCGCATTCAAGGACGTGGATGAGGCGAGAACGTATATATATATCTACCGGACCGATGTCATTGAGCTATACAGGAAATTTAGAGTTGGTCTTTTCGGGCTGCGTCCGTCAGCACTTGTTCCAGCGGAAATCGCTTCTCTTGCACCTATTCTGTTTCTCTCTACACTTAAAGGGCCAACTCGAACCCGGATCTATTTCGAACCACCGTTTGGTTTAAACGAAAAGCAGGCGTCCGAGCTATTGGAGCTCATTGCAGAGGACATGTTGGTTGAATGGCGTGCAAATCGTGTGAAGGATGTCCTGGGCGGCGGGGACTATATGGCCAACGAGCTGTTCGAGGATTTGATCTTTCGCTCGCGTGAGGATGCTGGTGAAGAGAAGCGGGTGCGGCGAGCTCGACCTAATGTTCGCGAGATTTTTTTGATGCTACTGTTCTTATGGGCAGGACGAAGCTCAAGAGCTATCGCTAGAGTGGGCCCCAAAGCGTTACGGGTACAGCACAAATCCACGTTGTCGCGGCTTGTTGCCGAGGAATGGGCGTTTCCGGCGGACGATCCATATGGTCAAGCTATTTTAGAGATCATTCATTCTCTAAAGGCTGAATTAGGTTCTCTACCGGAACGGTACCGTAGCCTAAATGCGTAA
- a CDS encoding tyrosine-type recombinase/integrase produces the protein MATLRKRNGKWQVQVRRQGFPVQTRSFVSKADANEWARTIERQHDRHELGPDRKALKAMTLTDLVTRYRDEVVPKKKGSAVETILLNRFLRYPICQKTLYDLTTADFATYRDQRLSEPKHRSDKPVNPKSLKRELSPLSHMFRHAVVEWEIPLRNPLDGLKLRVVDNKRERRLRAGELERLLEATKKGRNKLVAPLVLFALETAMRRGEILSIQFRHVDFERLSLVIPESKSGYSRIIPLTKRAVSILEAVRPAGAKATNLAFPVTPVAMRLQWDRLTERAGIDGLNFHDLRHEAISRLFELGLTVPEVASISGHRTIAQLMRYSHASQEAVRAKLIDNDGEPGGHAFVIDTARGQHTVELID, from the coding sequence ATGGCTACTCTTCGCAAGCGAAACGGCAAATGGCAGGTCCAAGTCAGACGCCAGGGATTCCCCGTCCAAACAAGGTCATTCGTCTCAAAGGCAGACGCCAACGAATGGGCGAGGACCATTGAACGCCAGCATGACAGGCATGAGCTAGGTCCCGACCGAAAGGCTCTCAAAGCGATGACCCTTACCGATCTCGTGACACGGTATCGAGATGAGGTTGTCCCCAAAAAGAAGGGCTCAGCCGTCGAGACGATCCTCTTAAACCGCTTCCTCCGCTATCCGATCTGTCAGAAGACGCTCTATGACCTAACCACGGCTGACTTTGCGACTTATAGGGATCAGCGATTAAGCGAGCCCAAGCATCGATCAGACAAGCCAGTTAACCCCAAATCGTTGAAGCGTGAGCTTTCTCCCCTCTCCCATATGTTCCGTCATGCCGTGGTCGAATGGGAAATTCCTCTGAGAAATCCGCTCGACGGGTTGAAGCTCCGAGTGGTCGACAATAAGCGGGAAAGGCGACTTCGTGCTGGCGAACTCGAAAGGCTTCTGGAAGCTACGAAGAAAGGGAGGAACAAGCTTGTCGCTCCTCTCGTACTGTTCGCCCTGGAGACTGCCATGAGGCGTGGTGAGATACTTTCGATCCAGTTCCGCCACGTCGATTTCGAACGCCTCTCCTTGGTCATCCCTGAGTCGAAGTCGGGCTATTCGAGGATCATTCCTTTGACGAAGCGAGCCGTCTCGATTTTGGAGGCTGTGCGCCCAGCAGGTGCCAAGGCAACGAACCTAGCCTTTCCTGTCACGCCGGTAGCAATGAGGCTTCAATGGGACAGGCTGACAGAGAGGGCAGGAATAGATGGTCTGAATTTTCATGACCTCAGGCACGAAGCCATTTCTAGGCTGTTCGAACTCGGTCTGACCGTTCCTGAGGTTGCCTCGATTTCAGGTCACAGGACGATTGCTCAATTGATGCGGTATTCTCACGCCAGTCAGGAAGCTGTCAGAGCGAAACTCATAGACAATGACGGTGAGCCGGGAGGACATGCATTTGTGATTGACACGGCAAGGGGGCAGCACACGGTAGAGCTGATCGACTGA
- the rbsK gene encoding ribokinase, producing the protein MASGKPIVILGVFVADTAYRADRQPRMGETILGNSFKLGPGGKGSNQAVAAGKLGADVTFLTRLGVDAFADMAKRTWKDAGVKSAAIDTPDSYTGAAYIFVEEGSGNNAIIVSPGAAMLITPEDIDANADLVRSAGVFVTQLEQPIDAAMRALEIARGAGVTTILNPAPAATLPDRIYTLCDYLTPNETEAEELTGLKVSSVDEARVAADKLLEKGVGTVIVTLGDKGALLHAKNRSEHVPAISAGPVVETTGAGDAFNGGLAAALSRGMEPLEAVRFACAVAGISVTRPGTAPSMPTLQEVGELLAKGLKKFEG; encoded by the coding sequence ATGGCCTCGGGCAAGCCGATCGTCATTCTCGGTGTGTTTGTTGCCGACACCGCCTATCGCGCCGATCGCCAGCCGCGCATGGGTGAAACGATCCTCGGCAATTCCTTCAAGCTGGGACCAGGCGGCAAGGGTTCGAACCAGGCGGTGGCCGCCGGCAAGCTGGGGGCGGACGTCACATTCCTGACCAGGCTCGGCGTCGACGCCTTCGCCGACATGGCCAAGCGGACCTGGAAGGATGCCGGCGTGAAGAGCGCCGCAATCGACACGCCGGACAGCTATACCGGCGCCGCCTACATCTTCGTCGAGGAGGGAAGCGGCAACAACGCCATCATCGTCAGCCCCGGCGCCGCCATGCTGATCACGCCTGAGGATATCGATGCCAATGCCGACCTTGTCAGGAGTGCCGGTGTTTTCGTTACGCAGCTCGAACAGCCGATCGATGCCGCGATGCGGGCCCTGGAGATCGCGCGCGGGGCAGGGGTGACGACCATTCTCAATCCGGCACCCGCCGCAACGCTTCCCGACCGCATCTACACGCTCTGCGACTATCTTACGCCGAACGAGACAGAGGCGGAGGAATTGACCGGGCTGAAAGTCTCCTCCGTCGATGAAGCGCGCGTCGCCGCGGACAAGCTGCTTGAAAAGGGCGTCGGTACGGTCATCGTCACGCTCGGCGACAAGGGCGCGCTGCTGCACGCGAAGAATCGGTCCGAGCATGTTCCAGCCATCAGTGCCGGCCCTGTCGTCGAGACCACCGGCGCGGGGGACGCCTTCAATGGCGGCCTGGCCGCAGCACTTTCGCGCGGCATGGAGCCGCTGGAGGCGGTGCGCTTCGCCTGCGCCGTTGCCGGCATTTCCGTGACCCGTCCAGGCACCGCACCGTCGATGCCGACATTGCAGGAGGTTGGGGAGCTGCTGGCCAAGGGGTTAAAAAAGTTTGAGGGCTAA
- a CDS encoding RbsD/FucU family protein produces MLKGIDPLLNADVLQALRAMGHGDDLIIADTNFPSDSVARQTALGRVLRIDASAAQVVKAVLSLYPLDTFVDDSAARMEIVGKPDEIPTVQKEVQKEIDAAEGKSWPMVPVERYAFYERAKQAYCVIQTGELRFYGCFAFRKGVVPPDAE; encoded by the coding sequence ATGCTCAAAGGGATCGATCCGTTGCTCAATGCCGATGTGCTCCAGGCATTGCGGGCGATGGGCCATGGCGATGACCTGATCATCGCCGATACCAACTTTCCCTCCGATTCGGTGGCGCGCCAGACGGCGCTCGGTCGGGTGCTGCGCATCGATGCCTCGGCGGCGCAGGTGGTGAAGGCGGTGCTGTCGCTTTACCCGCTGGACACGTTCGTCGACGACTCGGCCGCTCGCATGGAGATCGTCGGCAAGCCGGACGAGATTCCAACCGTGCAAAAGGAAGTGCAGAAGGAGATCGACGCCGCCGAGGGCAAGTCTTGGCCGATGGTGCCGGTCGAGCGTTACGCCTTCTACGAGCGAGCCAAGCAGGCCTATTGCGTCATCCAGACCGGCGAACTCCGGTTCTACGGCTGCTTTGCTTTCCGCAAGGGCGTCGTGCCGCCGGATGCGGAGTAG
- a CDS encoding ABC transporter ATP-binding protein, translated as MAQVAISKVAKAFGTVKVLHEVSVDIADGQFVVLVGPSGCGKSTLLRMVAGLETVSGGTIAIGDRVVNHLPPAKRDIAMVFQNYALYPHKTVEQNMAFALKLRKTDPAVVAERVKRAADILDLSPYLKRYPRQLSGGQRQRVAMGRAIVRNPQVFLFDEPLSNLDAKLRVQMRTEIKELHQRLKTTTIYVTHDQIEAMTMADKIVVMRDGRIEQVGAPLELFDRPANLFVAGFIGSPSMNLLKGTGRKGGVDIAGTLFPVAPNNAVEEGRSVVYGVRPEHLEIHPDGVPAKISVVEPTGSETLVFLRFGDGEMVALFRERHDFKPGDTLRLRPRLDHIHLFDAETGKRL; from the coding sequence ATGGCTCAAGTCGCGATAAGCAAGGTGGCCAAGGCGTTTGGAACCGTCAAGGTTCTGCACGAAGTCAGCGTCGACATTGCCGATGGCCAGTTCGTCGTGCTTGTCGGCCCGTCAGGCTGCGGAAAGTCCACGCTGCTCAGGATGGTGGCGGGGCTGGAGACTGTCTCTGGCGGCACGATCGCCATCGGCGACCGCGTCGTCAATCACCTGCCGCCCGCAAAACGCGACATCGCCATGGTGTTCCAGAACTATGCGCTCTATCCGCACAAGACGGTGGAGCAGAACATGGCCTTCGCCCTCAAGCTGCGCAAGACCGATCCGGCCGTGGTTGCCGAGCGGGTCAAGCGCGCCGCCGACATCCTCGACCTCAGCCCCTATCTGAAGCGCTATCCGCGCCAGCTTTCCGGCGGCCAGCGTCAGCGCGTCGCCATGGGGCGCGCCATCGTGCGCAATCCGCAGGTATTCCTGTTCGACGAGCCGCTTTCGAACCTCGACGCCAAGCTGCGCGTGCAGATGCGCACCGAGATCAAGGAGCTGCACCAGCGGCTGAAGACCACCACCATCTATGTCACCCACGACCAGATCGAAGCCATGACGATGGCCGACAAGATCGTCGTCATGCGCGACGGCCGCATCGAACAGGTCGGCGCGCCGCTGGAGCTTTTCGACCGGCCGGCCAACCTTTTCGTCGCCGGTTTCATCGGCTCGCCGTCGATGAACCTGCTCAAGGGCACCGGGCGCAAGGGTGGCGTCGACATTGCCGGAACGCTGTTCCCGGTTGCTCCGAACAACGCCGTCGAGGAGGGGCGCTCCGTGGTGTATGGCGTGCGGCCCGAACATCTCGAGATCCATCCCGATGGCGTGCCGGCCAAGATTTCGGTGGTCGAGCCGACCGGATCGGAAACCCTGGTCTTCCTGCGCTTCGGCGACGGCGAGATGGTGGCGCTGTTTCGCGAGCGCCATGACTTCAAGCCCGGCGACACGCTGAGGCTTCGGCCAAGGCTCGACCATATCCATCTGTTCGATGCCGAGACCGGCAAGCGTCTCTGA
- a CDS encoding sugar ABC transporter substrate-binding protein gives MRVDLYDKLVRAGATRRDILKGAASMAAIAAASGAGLGALTRPASATSELRSKILQIPGVGKGQPTDADFQKVGELCLDATKASVKQGEFAGVELAFMGLNNQNLHNVLFRGFLKPWETYTGAKINWIDLAQADYNARLQQSIATGTVDFDIAEMGAPFEGDVCGKGLTSEMPDWVKKQIDFDDLVNYLKPPVGTWDGKQYRVTIDGDTHNFNYRTDVFADADLAKQWKDGGGAGEWGVPKTWQQVQAVTKFLKGKKFKGQDVYGYLDAPKPWGGFGFYFLGSRATAYAKHPDDKAWLFDADTMKPRINNPAWVRAIQDVIDALPSEPADQINADPNTTGFQQFLAGTGSMIPWWGDIGSNAKTNDSSVIGDLCGFDILPGSDDVYNSKAGKWEKLPSGPNYAPNLAYLGWGVYVMARVDGDPKKHKAAWSAAAHLGGKDLAIWTAMYPSGFQCYRNSQHDIDEWVAAGYDRAFITNYLDSQFNSYNHPNGAIEPRIPGIFQYYSAAEDILANTFAGKMKAQEGADAIAAAWEKLTDQIGREKQIKLYKASLGA, from the coding sequence ATGCGAGTAGATCTTTACGACAAACTGGTCCGTGCCGGCGCTACAAGGCGCGACATATTGAAGGGCGCGGCCTCCATGGCCGCGATCGCGGCCGCATCCGGCGCCGGACTTGGCGCCCTGACACGCCCGGCTTCGGCCACAAGCGAACTGCGCTCGAAAATCTTGCAGATTCCCGGGGTTGGCAAAGGTCAACCGACCGACGCCGACTTCCAGAAGGTCGGCGAACTCTGCCTCGATGCGACCAAGGCAAGTGTCAAGCAAGGCGAGTTCGCCGGTGTCGAGCTCGCCTTCATGGGCCTCAACAACCAGAATCTGCACAATGTGCTGTTCCGCGGCTTCCTGAAGCCATGGGAGACCTATACCGGCGCCAAGATCAACTGGATCGATCTGGCGCAAGCGGATTACAATGCCCGCCTGCAGCAGTCGATTGCCACCGGAACCGTCGACTTCGACATTGCCGAGATGGGCGCGCCTTTCGAAGGCGATGTCTGCGGCAAGGGCCTGACCTCTGAAATGCCCGACTGGGTCAAGAAGCAGATCGACTTCGACGATCTCGTCAACTACCTCAAGCCGCCGGTCGGCACCTGGGATGGCAAGCAGTATCGCGTCACCATCGACGGCGACACGCACAACTTCAACTACCGCACCGACGTGTTCGCCGACGCAGACCTTGCCAAGCAGTGGAAGGACGGCGGCGGAGCCGGTGAATGGGGCGTACCGAAGACCTGGCAGCAGGTGCAGGCCGTCACCAAGTTCCTCAAGGGCAAGAAATTCAAGGGCCAGGACGTCTATGGCTATCTGGATGCGCCCAAGCCCTGGGGCGGTTTCGGCTTCTACTTCCTGGGCAGCCGTGCCACCGCCTACGCCAAGCATCCCGACGACAAGGCGTGGCTGTTCGACGCCGACACGATGAAGCCGCGCATCAACAATCCGGCCTGGGTGCGCGCCATCCAGGACGTCATCGACGCCTTGCCGTCCGAACCGGCCGACCAGATCAATGCCGACCCGAACACCACCGGTTTCCAGCAATTTCTGGCCGGAACCGGTTCAATGATCCCCTGGTGGGGCGACATCGGTTCCAACGCCAAAACCAACGATTCCTCTGTGATTGGCGACCTTTGCGGCTTCGACATCCTGCCGGGCTCGGATGACGTCTACAATTCCAAGGCCGGCAAATGGGAAAAACTGCCGAGCGGACCGAACTACGCGCCCAACCTCGCCTATCTCGGCTGGGGCGTCTATGTCATGGCCCGCGTCGACGGCGATCCGAAGAAGCACAAGGCCGCCTGGAGCGCGGCGGCGCATCTCGGTGGCAAGGATCTGGCAATCTGGACGGCGATGTATCCGTCCGGATTCCAGTGCTACCGCAACAGCCAGCACGACATCGACGAATGGGTGGCGGCCGGCTACGACAGGGCATTCATCACGAACTACCTCGACTCCCAGTTCAACTCTTACAATCATCCGAATGGCGCTATAGAGCCACGTATCCCCGGCATCTTCCAATACTACAGCGCTGCCGAGGACATCCTGGCCAATACGTTCGCAGGCAAGATGAAGGCACAGGAAGGCGCCGATGCCATCGCCGCTGCCTGGGAGAAGCTGACCGACCAGATCGGCCGCGAGAAGCAGATCAAACTCTACAAGGCCTCGCTCGGCGCATAG